A genome region from Chloroflexota bacterium includes the following:
- a CDS encoding sugar ABC transporter permease produces MATVSARPATSTRRGGFSPLRRQETIAGYLFLLPNILGFLVFSSIPVFATFTISMLDWDLIRAPRFVGLENYIKLLTDDAVFRKVLWNTAYYVLGTVPAGVILSLLLALAMNTNVRGIAIYRALFFIPVISASVAVAVMWRWLYNTDFGLINLVLRNIGMSPIPWLSSTAWAMPAVIIMAVWKSLGYNMLIFLAGLQSIPVHLHEAAAIDGANSVQRFRHITLPLLAPTTFFVLVISVIGSFQVFDLAFVLTRGGPGDATNTIVMYIYNQAFQFFHMGYAAAIAWVLFGIVFLVTLAQHQLQKRWVHYEHE; encoded by the coding sequence ATGGCGACCGTTTCGGCGCGGCCGGCAACGTCCACCCGGCGCGGGGGGTTCAGCCCCCTGCGCCGCCAGGAGACCATCGCCGGCTACCTCTTCCTCCTACCGAACATCCTCGGGTTCCTGGTCTTCTCCTCGATCCCGGTCTTCGCGACGTTCACGATCTCGATGCTGGACTGGGATCTCATCCGGGCGCCGCGCTTCGTGGGCCTGGAGAACTACATCAAGCTGCTCACGGACGACGCCGTCTTCCGCAAGGTGCTCTGGAACACGGCCTACTACGTCCTGGGGACGGTGCCGGCCGGCGTGATCCTGAGCCTGCTGCTGGCGCTGGCGATGAACACCAACGTGCGCGGCATCGCCATCTACCGGGCGCTGTTCTTCATCCCGGTGATCTCGGCCTCGGTGGCAGTGGCGGTGATGTGGCGCTGGCTCTACAACACCGATTTCGGGCTGATCAACCTGGTGCTGCGGAACATCGGGATGAGTCCGATCCCCTGGCTGTCGAGCACGGCCTGGGCGATGCCGGCCGTCATCATCATGGCCGTCTGGAAGAGCCTCGGCTACAACATGCTGATCTTCCTGGCCGGCCTGCAGAGCATCCCCGTCCACCTCCACGAGGCGGCGGCCATCGACGGCGCGAACAGCGTTCAGCGGTTCCGGCACATCACCCTGCCGCTGCTGGCCCCGACGACCTTCTTCGTGCTGGTGATCTCGGTGATCGGGTCGTTCCAGGTGTTCGACCTGGCGTTCGTGCTGACGCGCGGTGGCCCCGGCGACGCCACGAACACCATCGTGATGTACATCTACAACCAGGCGTTCCAGTTCTTCCACATGGGATACGCGGCGGCCATCGCCTGGGTGCTGTTCGGGATCGTGTTCCTGGTGACGCTGGCGCAGCATCAGCTGCAGAAGCGGTGGGTGCACTATGAGCATGAGTGA
- a CDS encoding carbohydrate ABC transporter permease — translation MSRRLQMVLAYAALTVGSFWALFPFLWMISTSLKSDSEVLIYPPVWFPSPPIWENYPAVLKLVPFGRYLLNTIVVTVTVTILELITSSFAGYAFARLQFPGRNKLFLLYLGTLMIPGQVTIIPNFLLMSWLGWVDTYMALIIPAAFSAFGTFLLRQFFLSIPPELEQAARIDGCSYFGIYRYIILPLSGPALATLAVFAFMTQWNAFLWPLIVTNKETMRTLTVGIRYFGDEAAGQFNYLMAGTVMSIIPILLVFLFLQRYFVRGVALTGMGGR, via the coding sequence ATGAGCCGGCGGCTCCAGATGGTGCTGGCCTACGCCGCCCTGACCGTCGGCTCGTTCTGGGCGCTGTTCCCGTTCCTGTGGATGATCTCGACCTCGCTCAAGTCCGATTCTGAGGTCTTGATCTACCCGCCGGTCTGGTTCCCCTCGCCGCCGATCTGGGAGAACTACCCGGCCGTCCTGAAGCTGGTGCCGTTCGGGCGCTACCTGCTCAACACGATCGTCGTGACGGTGACGGTGACGATCCTGGAGCTGATCACGTCGTCGTTCGCGGGGTACGCGTTCGCGCGGCTCCAGTTCCCGGGCCGCAACAAGCTGTTCCTGCTGTACCTGGGGACGCTGATGATCCCCGGGCAGGTGACCATCATCCCGAACTTCCTGCTGATGTCCTGGCTCGGGTGGGTGGACACCTACATGGCCCTGATCATCCCGGCGGCGTTCAGCGCGTTCGGGACGTTCCTGCTGCGGCAGTTCTTCCTGTCGATCCCGCCAGAATTGGAGCAGGCGGCCCGCATCGACGGCTGCTCGTATTTTGGGATCTACCGGTACATCATCCTGCCGCTCTCTGGGCCGGCCCTGGCGACGCTGGCGGTGTTCGCGTTCATGACGCAGTGGAACGCATTCTTGTGGCCGCTGATCGTGACGAACAAGGAGACGATGCGGACGCTGACGGTGGGGATCCGGTACTTCGGGGACGAGGCGGCTGGGCAGTTCAACTACCTGATGGCGGGAACGGTGATGAGCATCATCCCGATCCTGCTGGTGTTCCTGTTCTTGCAGCGGTACTTCGTGCGCGGGGTCGCGCTGACGGGCATGGGCGGCCGGTAA